A region from the Fusarium musae strain F31 chromosome 1, whole genome shotgun sequence genome encodes:
- a CDS encoding hypothetical protein (EggNog:ENOG41): MRSSFALLAMAFSAVSAQTTVQNYKSSLDMTIDPNSVDLATRSSWCGAQQNTCDALCKDDTNENKCTENDLKWECTCSSNSSTPGLQYYTQTMPTFICEELFSQCISQNTGSQSGQKECTSKIEDKCAKQSPPKDVVSDDDDDTSSTATDTATTSATRASSEATGTAASVTSTSSDAFAAPTMAPAGRGAAAAVALGMMAYLI; the protein is encoded by the exons ATGCGTTCATCTTTTGCCCTCCTCGCTATGGCCTTCTCGGCCGTCTCGGCCCAGACGACTGTCCAGAACTATAAGAGCTCCCTTGACATGACGATTGACCCCAACAGTGTAGATCTCGCTACCCGAT CTTCCTGGTGTGGTGCCCAGCAGAACACCTGTGATGCTCTTTGCAAGGACGACACAAACGAAAACAAATGTACCGAG AACGATCTCAAGTGGGAATGCACTTGCTCCTCTAACAGCTCGACCCCCGGCCTCCAGTACTACACCCAGACCATGCCTACCTTCATTTGCGAGGAGCTTTTCAGCCAGTGCATTTCGCAGAACACTGGCAGCCAGTCTGGTCAGAAGGAATGCACTTCCAAGATCGAAGACAAATGCGCCAAGCAGAGCCCCCCTAAGGACGTGGTtagcgacgatgacgacgatactTCCAGCACTGCTACCGACACTGCTACTACATCCGCCACTCGTGCCTCATCGGAAGCTACTGGCACTGCTGCGTCCGTGACATCGACGTCATCCGATGCTTTCGCTGCCCCTACCATGGCGCCGGCGGGCAGGGGTGCGGCCGCCGCTGTGGCTCTCGGCATGATGGCCTACCTGATCTAA
- a CDS encoding hypothetical protein (EggNog:ENOG41): protein MEPCSAKETDHKHEDNYIRPPRVSFGFELEFLVAVNPREVEADDSIPGLAPATGHHDGVTAIVTTDGSVSEPGTEWKNEVYTWDAVEIASPPMYACDEAYQLVSVVVRLLTDNLRVRVNTTCGFHVHVRNGPHQMDMHGSRNYAALKWASDPVLSTLHSPARSFARYSKSIRRFTGVELSRNMTADMARREVNGLNFIPRYISRARKLGEDPIASNVAMIGHIREAHENEDDGTFPEPECESDGSDYEREDGRPFDRPRKAKGVRREAPDMYHVSNFISEGKAKRLDDESNSTRGDLPPQLDFPASQSITSRRSSQGMPLLDEQQKKRKAVSRQAEIQSAVYETDYDEGDGDDDLLKASKVAWRGVTELLACDVGVHQVAHLMCNNITEEKYYSYKWNGQLTYEIAPLVGKETHGTVESRLVTGSLDAEWIVTWIKIQCRMLEWARDADPSQLMRVIGKLSQDDVSRECTYDVLDFLRDLGMYTELKHCQERLLRAEEAWFECTMLQNRHLVWSLGLQVPTRRTRETPADDLMIQERLGMRLVTQERLKELLFETGEMGG from the exons ATGGAGCCTTGCAGTGCCAAAGAGACGGACCATAAGCACGAAGACAACTATATTCGGCCCCCACGCGTTAGCTTCGGATTCGAGCTAGAATTCCTGGTGGCTGTGAATCCAAGGGAAGTTGAAGCAGACGATAGCATCCCTGGCCTTGCACCAGCCACTGGCCACCATGATGGCGTAACAGCA ATCGTCACGACAGACGGCTCAGTGTCAGAGCCTGGAACAGAGTGGAAGAACGAGGTTTATACGTGGGATGCGGTGGAGATAGCAAGCCCACCGATGTATGCCTGTGATGAAGCATACCAGCTCGTGTCAGTGGTTGTTAGGCTTTTGACTGATAACTTACGTGTCCGGGTCAACACTACGTGTGGTTTCCACGTTCATGTCCGCAATGGGCCCCATCAGATGGACATGCATGGATCGAGAAACTACGCGGCCCTCAAGTGGGCATCCGACCCGGTGCTATCTACTCTCCATTCCCCGGCGCGAAGTTTTGCTCGTTACTCCAAGTCTATCCGGCGCTTTACTGGTGTTGAGTTGAGTCGCAACATGACTGCAGATATGGCACGGCGAGAAGTCAATGGGCTGAATTTCATACCTCGATATATTTCACGGGCGAGGAAGCTCGGAGAGGATCCTATTGCTTCTAACGTGGCAATGATCGGACATATTCGCGAAGCCCACGAGAATGAAGACGATGGAACATTCCCGGAACCTGAGTGCGAAAGTGATGGTTCCGACTACGAGCGCGAAGACGGTAGACCTTTCGATCGGCCAAGGAAGGCCAAAGGAGTTCGACGAGAAGCTCCCGACATGTACCACGTCAGTAATTTCATCAGCGAGGGCAAGGCTAAACGTCTAGATGATGAATCTAACAGTACCCGCGGTGATCTACCTCCGCAGCTCGATTTTCCAGCCTCCCAGTCCATCACTTCTCGTAGGTCATCTCAAGGCATGCCTTTGCTAGACGAGcaacaaaagaaaaggaaggctGTGTCAAGGCAAGCGGAGATCCAATCAGCCGTTTATGAAACGGACTATGACGAaggtgatggcgatgatgacttATTGAAAGCATCAAAGGTTGCTTGGAGAGGAGTCACCGAGCTTCTGGCCTGCGACGTGGGTGTACATCAGGTCGCACATCTCATGTGTAACAACATAACTGAAGAGAAATACTACAGTTACAAGTGGAATGGCCAGTTGACATATGAGATAGCGCCCTTGGTGGGAAAGGAGACTCACGGCACTGTCGAGTCTCGGCTCGTAACCGGCAGCCTCGATGCTGAGTGGATCGTCACCTGGATCAAGATTCAGTGTCGTATGCTCGAGTGGGCACGAGATGCTGACCCTTCACAGCTGATGCGTGTCATTGGCAAACTCTCCCAGGACGACGTATCTCGCGAGTGCACATACGACGTCTTGGACTTCCTTAGGGATCTCGGTATGTATACCGAGCTTAAGCACTGTCAGGAACGTCTGCTCAGAGCTGAGGAGGCATGGTTCGAGTGCACCATGCTGCAA AATCGTCACCTAGTCTGGAGTCTTGGTCTGCAGGTCCCAACGAGGAGAACTCGGGAGACACCTGCAGACGACCTGATGATCCAGGAGAGACTTGGGATGAGACTTGTGACTCAGGAGAGACTCAAGGAACTCCTGTTCGAGACGGGGGAGATGGGTGGTTAG
- the CYS3 gene encoding cystathionine gamma-lyase cys3 — MSAAPLNSDPVATPPRPPSPVHSFGTLAVHAGAPHDPATGAVIESISLSTTFAQSAVGKPVGEYEYSRSANPNRTNFETAVAALEHAKYALAFSSGSATTATILQSLAAGSHVISVSDVYGGTHRYFTQVAKAHGVKVTFTPEIEVDISEHITPDTRLIWIESPSNPTLRLVDVRAVVSEAHKHGVLVVVDNTFLSPYVQNPLDFGADIVVHSVTKYINGHSDVVMGVAAFNSDELKNRLSFLQNAIGAVPSAFDSWLAHRGLKTLHLRAREASRNADAVARALEASPLVIAVNYPGLDSHPHRHIAKKQHRDGLGGGMLSFRIQGGHAAAERFCQVTKIFTLAESLGGVESLVEVPSSMTHAGIPRDQREAVGIFDDLVRISCGVEDAQDLTNDVLQALEKATSAVKTNGFNGNGNGVNGS, encoded by the coding sequence ATGTCGGCTGCTCCTCTCAATTCGGACCCTGTGGCCACCCCACCTCGCCCTCCGTCCCCCGTCCACAGCTTCGGTACTCTCGCCGTCCACGCCGGCGCTCCACATGACCCCGCTACCGGCGCCGTGATTGAGTCCATCTCTCTGTCGACCACATTTGCTCAGTCCGCCGTTGGCAAGCCTGTTGGCGAGTATGAGTACTCCCGATCCGCCAACCCCAACCGTACCAACTTCGAGACCGCTGTCGCTGCTCTCGAGCACGCCAAGTACGCCCTCGCCTTCTCTTCCGGTTCCGCCACCACCGCCACTATCCTCCAGAGTCTCGCTGCCGGCAGCCATGTCATCTCCGTATCCGATGTCTACGGAGGTACCCACCGATACTTCACTCAGGTCGCAAAGGCCCACGGCGTCAAGGTGACCTTCACACCAGAGATCGAGGTCGATATCAGTGAGCACATTACTCCCGATACCCGTCTGATCTGGATCGAGAGTCCTAGCAATCCAACCCTGCGCCTTGTCGATGTCCGAGCTGTTGTTTCTGAGGCCCACAAGCACGGCGTCCTCGTCGTTGTTGACAACACCTTCCTGTCTCCTTACGTCCAGAATCCGCTCGATTTCGGTGCCGACATCGTTGTCCACAGTGTTACCAAGTACATCAACGGTCACAGTGATGTCGTCATGGGTGTTGCTGCTTTCAACAGCGACGAGCTCAAGAACCGTCTAAGCTTCCTTCAGAACGCCATTGGCGCGGTGCCCTCAGCATTTGACTCCTGGCTTGCTCACCGTGGTCTGAAGACTCTGCATCTGCGAGCTCGTGAGGCCAGCCGCAACGCCGACGCCGTGGCTCGAGCTCTCGAGGCTTCTCCTCTAGTCATTGCCGTCAACTACCCCGGTCTTGACTCTCACCCTCACCGACATatcgccaagaagcagcatCGTGATGGTCTGGGTGGCGGCATGCTCTCATTCCGCATCCAAGGCGGTCACGCTGCCGCTGAGCGTTTCTGCCAGGTGACAAAGATCTTCACTCTCGCCGAGAGTctcggtggtgttgagagtCTGGTCGAAGTTCCCAGCAGCATGACTCATGCTGGTATCCCTCGAGATCAGCGTGAGGCTGTCGGTATTTTCGACGACCTTGTTCGCATCAGCTGCGGTGTTGAGGACGCCCAGGACCTCACCAATGACGTTCTCCAAGCCCTCGAGAAGGCTACATCCGCGGTCAAGACCAACGGTTTCAACGGTAACGGCAATGGCGTCAACGGCTCCTAG
- a CDS encoding hypothetical protein (EggNog:ENOG41), with protein MKDSHLQALIIVLATVVPVTAITAVGCFLYRRSRQRRFLFMNRGITPIGDEEIESWKKDRNQEKARIIEAANNEANDLERQLQHQRQKSTSFSSIRKPPSVIVYDRPHPRVSEELSPRSLHHKHSIDTPSTPVVARAPNSRPGLTDEAVQGEDAFIPPVKRQPSRLAKLPPSARHSRTRSSRSSTMSAVSPRDPWHGHYPDAFFGTRSSSEYLPRANRSLDIRRQHQRMHSMSNMNRLSFDDEVFLGGLSPRPLIRKSEIGRAIG; from the coding sequence ATGAAGGATTCACACCTCCAAGCTCTCATCATTGTCCTCGCGACCGTGGTTCCCGTCACCGCCATTACCGCAGTCGGATGTTTCCTCTACCGCCGCAGCCGCCAACGTCGATTTCTCTTCATGAACAGAGGCATCACTCCCATCGGCGACGAGGAAATCGAGTCGTGGAAGAAGGACAGGAACCAAGAAAAGGCACGCATCATCGAGGCTGCAAACAACGAAGCCAATGACCTAGAGCGACAACTCCAGCACCAGAGACAGAAGAGCACATCGTTTAGTTCCATACGCAAACCTCCGAGTGTTATTGTCTACGatcgtcctcatccccgAGTCTCTGAGGAACTCTCACCACGCTCACTTCACCACAAGCACAGCATCGATACGCCCTCAACCCCAGTCGTTGCCCGTGCTCCCAATTCTCGCCCCGGTCTGACTGACGAGGCCGTCCAGGGTGAAGATGCCTTCATCCCACCTGTGAAGCGTCAACCTTCACGATTAGCCAAGCTCCCCCCTTCTGCTCGCCACAGTCGAACTCGCAGCAGTCGCAGCAGTACTATGAGCGCAGTATCACCTCGTGATCCCTGGCATGGTCACTATCCCGATGCCTTCTTCGGCACTCGTAGTTCCAGCGAATACCTACCGAGAGCAAATCGGTCATTGGATATTCGACGACAGCACCAGCGAATGCATTCCATGTCCAACATGAACCGACTCTCATTCGACGATGAAGTTTTCCTCGGTGGGCTGTCGCCGCGACCTTTAATCCGCAAATCAGAGATTGGCAGGGCCATCGGCTGA
- a CDS encoding hypothetical protein (EggNog:ENOG41), translating into MLELRLMHHYTNVTSKTLLTNSPAAEDIWQRAVPQMAFSGNGKTYLADAILSVAALHLRSMSPNDKALVRASHAYSASSLSAFGASLGSGITPDNAEALFLTATLIAFQASASRIFVKDDGDSAPGDSTSRYVPPLSWFHAFQGVKTVVANSWQWIHHSDIVKVVIDSQPGFQLNLNPRSPDSFFGHMLEGLNDELMNEDPRLLSTTTQAYSHAVSVLNWAHKNYHAAAALTFPATVSKRYVDLVDARRPRALAILACFFALLKRMDNVWWLQDVARREVMGLVSLFEPGSKWWRHLEWPIRIALLDGSSIPQDIWGTELEEQAPEQQTVGSMTQHIEIFAEMLHQHAQPPIPIADEDLIVPDSPD; encoded by the coding sequence ATGCTCGAGCTGCGTTTGATGCATCACTATACAAATGTCACCTCCAAGACGCTCCTGACCAACTCGCCTGCCGCCGAGGATATCTGGCAGCGTGCCGTCCCACAGATGGCCTTCTCTGGCAACGGCAAGACGTATCTCGCCGACGCCATCTTGTCTGTCGCAGCCCTTCATCTACGTTCAATGTCTCCGAATGACAAAGCATTGGTGCGCGCTTCACATGCCTACTCGGCCTCCTCTCTTTCTGCATTCGGGGCGTCGCTGGGTTCGGGCATTACGCCTGACAATGCGGAGGCTCTGTTCCTCACAGCGACGCTCATTGCTTTCCAAGCAAGTGCCTCGCGCATCTTTGTCAAGGACGACGGTGATTCTGCCCCTGGGGATTCAACGAGCAGATATGTGCCGCCGCTCTCCTGGTTCCACGCTTTTCAAGGCGTCAAGACCGTCGTCGCAAACTCGTGGCAATGGATCCACCACAGCGACATCGTCAAAGTTGTCATTGATTCACAACCTGGTTTCCAACTGAACCTCAACCCGCGCTCGCCTGACTCATTCTTCGGTCATATGCTAGAAGGGCTGAACGATGAATTAATGAACGAAGATCCTCGTTTGCTGTCGACTACCACTCAAGCTTACTCACATGCCGTCAGCGTGCTCAACTGGGCGCATAAAAACTATCACGCGGCTGCCGCACTCACCTTCCCTGCTACTGTTTCGAAGCGCTAcgttgatcttgttgatgcAAGGCGCCCCCGTGCTCTCGCCATccttgcttgcttctttgCGTTGCTGAAGCGAATGGATAACGTATGGTGGTTGCAAGATGTGGCTCGTCGAGAAGTCATGGGCCTAGTCAGCTTATTCGAGCCCGGATCTAAGTGGTGGCGGCACCTTGAGTGGCCAATAAGGATCGCTTTGTTGGATGGCAGCTCTATCCCACAAGACATCTGGGGCACTGAACTCGAAGAGCAGGCGCCAGAGCAACAAACTGTTGGCTCCATGACACAGCACATTGAGATATTCGCCGAGATGTTACACCAGCATGCGCAGCCTCCTATTCCCATCGCAGACGAGGACCTCATCGTTCCTGACTCACCTGACTGA
- a CDS encoding hypothetical protein (EggNog:ENOG41): MRQSTQLRSAHLRTLKRSHSPGGYDSPQLGDDGDTKPLRKKARPMNKRSTGSISEAPGQAAGSNLPQAIPPPQTPQSQGSGLPQTSPAYTPQTQMPPKTTPTKSTLKALPTVRDHTTDQLNPTGDEYIPREIDEFGEKKVQLNGTLNGGREYKCRTFLVPNRGDKLFMLATECARVLGYRDSYLLFNKNRSLYKIIASQAEKDDLVGQEILPFSYRSRQIAIVTARSMFRQFGSRVIVNGRRVRDDYWETKARKQGFTEADLAGEKRPGATKAREAAEAQQNNVLLAGPHPEIVYSNNPGPFPGPPQPHLVQPGMIGPPPGTTTRMPGLTLGSDLSDSRPRDYSGILKGGPRQEITGPAYQDQTRPSPLGELNAQAHHAADFNRSVNQQRDMRNDYLQGVWRRPHEQPPSNLTQQPVASADNSNTATSRPSHSPHTTATAMSQQPGLVSTQSPQMMMTTAPYSQSISAQSSLSQAPMRGMAQSPTQSIRPTLPGTGGSMSQGTPGYNYQSGQMWPQTPQAPQHGYGSYTAQSQAPHPSQSPSHLRQGSSGQMQSMQFPGMAGMQYGAGQSMYPADQTPRQYMPQGGAGGPSVSQGWSGQHSPAQQWWTPGQQPQ, from the exons ATGCGACAATCAACCCAGCTGCGCTCAGCTCACCTG CGCACACTCAAGCGCAGTCATTCTCCTGGAGGTTACGACTCGCCTCAGCTTGGCGATGACG GTGATACAAAACCACTTCGAAAGAAGGCAAGACCGATGAATAAACGATCAACAGGGAGCATTTCCGAGGCTCCCGGGCAGGCCGCAGGCTCGAACCTTCCTCAGGCTATTCCTCCACCGCAGACTCCCCAGTCTCAAGGCTCAGGGCTGCCACAAACGAGCCCTGCATATACGCCGCAGACACAGATGCCGCCGAAGACCACTCCAACCAAGTCAACACTGAAGGCTCTGCCCACTGTGCGAGACCACACGACCGACCAGCTCAATCCGACTGGAGACGAGTATATACCCCGTGAAATCGATGAGTTCGGAGAGAAGAAAGTCCAGCTCAACGGCACGCTCAACGGAGGACGTGAATACAAGTGCCGAACATTCTTGGTCCCTAACCGCGGTGATAAATTGTTCATGCTGGCTACCGAATGTGCTAGGGTTTTGGGTTACCGTGATTCGTACCTCTTGTTCAACAAGAACAGGTCCCTGTACAAGATTATCGCAAGCCAGGCCGAAAAGGATGATTTAGTTGGGCAAGAAATCCTTCCCTTCTCGTATCGATCCAGGCAGATTGCCATCGTCACCGCCAGGTCAATGTTCCGACAGTTTGGAAGCCGTGTGATTGTCAATGGCCGCAGAGTTCGCGATGACTATTGGGAAACCAAGGCCCGGAAACAGGGATTCACTGAAGCTGACCTTGCCGGCGAGAAGCGCCCCGGTGCTACGAAGGCAAGAGAGGCGGCTGAGGCCCAGCAGAACAACGTCTTGTTAGCTGGTCCCCATCCAGAGATTGTGTATAGCAACAACCCAGGACCGTTCCCCGGCCCCCCGCAGCCGCACCTCGTTCAACCAGGTATGATCGGACCACCACCCGGAACCACGACAAGAATGCCCGGATTGACACTAGGATCAGACCTAAGCGACTCCCGGCCGCGCGATTACTCAGGAATTCTCAAAGGCGGACCTCGTCAGGAGATCACCGGCCCTGCTTACCAAGACCAGACCCGTCCTTCGCCCCTCGGGGAGCTCAACGCCCAGGCCCATCATGCCGCAGATTTCAACAGGTCAGTTAATCAGCAGCGGGATATGCGCAACGACTATCTCCAAGGCGTTTGGCGACGCCCACATGAGCAGCCCCCCTCCAATCTGACCCAGCAGCCTGTCGCCTCTGCCGACAATTCCAACACGGCGACCAGCAGGCCTTCACACTCACCTCACACTACAGCTACGGCCATGTCGCAGCAACCTGGATTGGTTTCCACTCAAAGCCCTCAAATGATGATGACCACTGCGCCCTACTCCCAGTCAATCAGCGCGCAGAGCAGTCTCAGTCAAGCGCCCATGAGGGGTATGGCTCAATCACCCACGCAATCGATCAGACCAACACTTCCCGGTACAGGGGGCTCCATGTCTCAGGGAACGCCTGGTTATAACTACCAATCGGGTCAGATGTGGCCGCAGACTCCGCAGGCGCCCCAGCATGGCTACGGCAGCTACACTGCTCAGTCCCAAGCACCTCACCCGTCTCAGTCGCCATCACATCTCCGTCAAGGGAGCTCGGGCCAGATGCAAAGTATGCAGTTCCCCGGCATGGCTGGTATGCAGTATGGTGCGGGTCAGAGCATGTATCCTGCAGATCAAACGCCTCGCCAATACATGCCTCAAGGTGGCGCTGGTGGGCCATCAGTCTCTCAAGGCTGGTCCGGTCAGCATTCACCAGCCCAGCAGTGGTGGACTCCAgggcagcagcctcaataA